Proteins co-encoded in one Ruegeria pomeroyi DSS-3 genomic window:
- a CDS encoding AAA family ATPase produces MTWQSLQTALAAQSYVASDDLSVALHLALTLERPLLLEGAAGVGKTEIARTLSLTQDTKLIRLQCYEGLDASQAIYEWNYQRQLLTIRSAAEGGETGKSVEDRIFSRDFLLERPLLAAITQEKPPVLLIDEIDRADEEFEAYLLEVLSDYQVSVPELGTITATCKPIVILTSNGTRDLSDALRRRCLYTYVEYPDRAAELAILRARCPQVEGHLANQIIGFVQKLREEELEKTPGVAEMLDFAAALMGLGIADLTHDPAVLQSTLTTLLKTQSDQAHITSDVAARIAGKAA; encoded by the coding sequence ATGACCTGGCAATCCCTTCAAACCGCGCTGGCCGCGCAAAGCTATGTCGCGTCAGACGACCTTTCTGTGGCGCTGCATCTTGCGCTCACGTTGGAGCGCCCTTTGTTGCTCGAAGGCGCGGCAGGCGTCGGCAAGACCGAGATCGCCCGCACGCTCAGCTTGACCCAAGACACCAAGTTGATCCGCCTTCAATGCTATGAAGGTCTGGACGCCTCGCAGGCCATCTACGAATGGAACTATCAGCGCCAATTGCTGACGATCCGCTCTGCCGCAGAGGGCGGCGAGACGGGCAAATCGGTCGAAGATCGCATCTTTTCCCGCGACTTCCTGTTGGAACGTCCTTTGCTCGCCGCGATCACGCAAGAAAAGCCGCCCGTTCTTCTGATCGATGAGATCGACCGCGCGGATGAAGAGTTCGAGGCCTACCTGCTTGAGGTTTTGTCCGACTATCAAGTGTCCGTCCCTGAACTTGGTACGATCACAGCGACCTGCAAGCCTATCGTGATCCTGACATCCAATGGCACGCGGGACCTGTCGGACGCCTTGCGGCGGCGCTGCCTTTACACCTATGTCGAATATCCCGACCGCGCGGCGGAACTGGCGATCCTCAGGGCGCGCTGTCCGCAGGTCGAGGGGCATTTGGCAAATCAGATTATCGGCTTCGTTCAAAAACTGCGGGAAGAAGAGCTGGAGAAAACGCCCGGCGTCGCCGAAATGCTCGATTTCGCGGCTGCCCTGATGGGGCTTGGCATTGCCGACCTCACCCATGATCCGGCAGTCTTGCAATCGACGCTCACGACCCTTCTGAAAACGCAAAGCGATCAGGCGCACATCACGTCCGACGTTGCCGCGCGCATCGCAGGCAAAGCCGCATGA
- a CDS encoding aerobic carbon-monoxide dehydrogenase large subunit yields MKDEVTSREERIENLKGMGCSRKRVEDARFTQGKGNYVDDIKLDGMLFGDFVRSPYAHAKIVNIDTSAALEVPGVLAVLTAKDLEPLGLHWMPTLAGDKQMVLADGKVLFQGQEVAFVVAVDRYAAADGIEAVEVEYEELEVLVDPFKAMQSDVVLRPDTVAEDGSPADGAHGPRKHHNHIFTWEAGDKGPTFETIDNAEVVAEETMYYHRTHPCPLETCGCVASMDKVNGKLTLWGTFQAPHAIRTVVSLISGIEEHNIRVISPDIGGGFGNKVGAYPGYVCSVVASIVTGKPVKWIEDRMDNLMTTAFARDYHMTGRISATKEGKITGLHCHVTADHGGFDACADPTKFPAGFMNICTGSYDIPTAFLEVDGVYTNKAPGGVSYRCSFRVTEAVYFIERMIEVLAIELNMDAAELRRINFIKKEQFPYKAALGWEYDSGDYHTAWDKALKAVDYDGLRAEQAQRVEDFKAGKTRSLMGIGLSFFTEIVGAGPVKNCDILGLGMFDSCEIRIHPTGSAIARLGTISQGQGHATTFAQILASEIGLPADSITIEEGDTDTAPYGLGTYGSRSTPVAGAATAMAGRKIRAKAQMIAAYLLEVHDDDVEFDVDRFVVKGAPEKFKTMKEIAFAAYNQAIPGIEPGLEAVSYYDPPNMTYPFGAYVCVMDIDVDTGVPEIRRFYALDDCGTRINPMIIEGQIHGGLTEALAVALGQEIAYDDMGNVKTGTLMDFFLPTAWEVPNYETDYTVTPSPHHPIGAKGVGESPHVGGVPCFSNAIQDAFRPFGNRHTNMPHDHWRIWKTANELGLHD; encoded by the coding sequence ATGAAAGACGAAGTAACAAGCCGCGAAGAGCGGATCGAAAACCTCAAAGGCATGGGCTGCTCGCGCAAGCGGGTAGAGGACGCACGGTTCACCCAAGGCAAGGGTAACTATGTCGATGACATCAAGCTGGATGGCATGTTGTTCGGCGACTTTGTCCGCTCGCCCTATGCCCACGCGAAGATCGTCAATATCGACACGTCCGCTGCGCTGGAGGTACCGGGCGTCCTGGCGGTCCTGACGGCCAAGGATCTGGAACCCCTGGGCCTTCACTGGATGCCGACACTTGCGGGCGACAAACAGATGGTGCTGGCCGACGGCAAGGTTCTGTTCCAGGGCCAGGAAGTAGCCTTTGTCGTGGCCGTAGATCGCTATGCCGCCGCAGATGGGATCGAAGCGGTCGAGGTGGAATACGAAGAGCTCGAGGTTCTTGTTGATCCGTTCAAGGCGATGCAATCCGATGTGGTGCTGAGGCCAGACACGGTTGCCGAGGACGGCAGCCCGGCTGATGGGGCCCATGGCCCCCGCAAGCACCACAATCACATCTTCACATGGGAAGCAGGCGACAAGGGCCCGACTTTCGAGACCATCGACAACGCCGAAGTCGTGGCTGAAGAAACCATGTACTACCACCGCACCCACCCGTGCCCGCTGGAAACCTGCGGCTGTGTGGCGTCGATGGACAAGGTGAATGGCAAGCTGACCCTCTGGGGCACGTTCCAGGCACCGCATGCCATCCGGACCGTGGTCAGCCTGATCTCTGGCATCGAAGAGCACAATATCCGTGTGATCAGCCCTGATATCGGCGGCGGCTTTGGCAACAAGGTGGGCGCCTATCCGGGCTATGTCTGCTCGGTCGTGGCTTCCATCGTGACGGGCAAACCGGTCAAGTGGATCGAAGACCGGATGGACAACCTGATGACCACCGCCTTCGCCCGTGACTACCACATGACGGGCCGGATCAGCGCCACCAAGGAAGGCAAGATCACCGGCCTGCATTGTCACGTGACTGCCGACCACGGCGGGTTTGACGCCTGCGCCGACCCAACAAAGTTCCCGGCCGGGTTCATGAACATCTGCACCGGGTCCTATGACATCCCGACAGCCTTTCTGGAGGTCGATGGCGTTTACACCAACAAGGCACCTGGCGGGGTCAGTTACCGCTGTTCCTTCCGCGTGACTGAAGCCGTGTATTTCATCGAGCGAATGATCGAGGTTCTGGCGATCGAGTTGAACATGGACGCAGCAGAGCTGCGCCGGATCAACTTCATCAAGAAGGAGCAATTCCCCTACAAGGCTGCGTTGGGTTGGGAATACGACTCCGGCGACTATCACACCGCTTGGGACAAGGCGCTGAAGGCTGTCGACTACGACGGGCTCCGTGCCGAGCAGGCGCAGCGGGTCGAAGACTTCAAGGCAGGCAAAACCCGGTCCCTGATGGGCATTGGTCTGTCGTTCTTCACCGAGATCGTCGGCGCTGGACCCGTCAAGAACTGCGATATCCTTGGCCTCGGCATGTTCGATAGCTGCGAAATCCGCATCCACCCGACCGGGTCCGCGATTGCGCGGCTGGGGACGATTTCGCAAGGCCAAGGCCACGCGACGACCTTTGCGCAAATCCTTGCGTCAGAGATTGGCCTGCCGGCAGACAGCATCACCATCGAAGAAGGTGATACTGATACCGCGCCATACGGTCTGGGCACCTATGGATCCCGGTCCACTCCGGTGGCAGGTGCTGCGACAGCCATGGCCGGGCGCAAGATCCGCGCCAAGGCGCAGATGATCGCGGCCTATCTGCTCGAAGTCCACGACGACGACGTGGAATTCGATGTGGATCGCTTCGTGGTCAAAGGTGCGCCTGAGAAGTTCAAGACGATGAAGGAAATCGCCTTTGCCGCCTATAATCAGGCCATTCCGGGGATCGAGCCGGGGCTGGAAGCGGTCAGCTACTACGATCCGCCCAACATGACCTACCCGTTTGGCGCCTATGTCTGCGTGATGGACATTGACGTTGATACGGGCGTGCCGGAAATCCGCCGCTTCTATGCGCTGGATGATTGCGGCACCCGGATCAACCCGATGATCATCGAGGGGCAGATCCACGGTGGTCTGACCGAAGCGCTTGCCGTCGCCCTGGGGCAGGAGATTGCCTATGACGACATGGGCAATGTGAAGACGGGCACGTTGATGGACTTCTTCCTGCCAACCGCGTGGGAGGTTCCGAACTACGAAACCGACTACACCGTGACGCCCTCACCGCATCACCCCATCGGGGCGAAAGGTGTCGGCGAGAGCCCGCATGTGGGCGGCGTGCCTTGCTTCTCGAATGCCATTCAGGACGCGTTCCGTCCGTTCGGGAACCGGCACACCAACATGCCGCATGATCACTGGCGGATCTGGAAGACCGCCAATGAACTGGGCCTGCATGACTAA
- a CDS encoding (2Fe-2S)-binding protein: MGKKQHYKITVNGKEEEFLAEPRELLIYTLRERLNITGPHIGCDTSHCGACTVTIDGKSVKSCTMFVAQADGKDITTIEGIGGPDNLHPLQTAFKEHHGLQCGYCTPGMITRAKKLLEENPNPTEEEIRFGMAGNICRCTGYQNIVKSIRAAAAEMNAAKEAAE; this comes from the coding sequence ATGGGAAAGAAACAGCATTACAAGATAACGGTGAATGGCAAGGAAGAGGAGTTCCTCGCTGAACCGCGTGAGCTGCTCATCTATACGCTGCGTGAGCGGCTCAACATCACCGGCCCGCATATCGGTTGCGACACCTCTCACTGTGGCGCCTGCACCGTCACCATTGATGGAAAGTCGGTAAAATCCTGCACCATGTTCGTGGCCCAGGCCGACGGCAAGGACATCACGACCATCGAAGGCATCGGCGGGCCGGACAACCTGCATCCGCTTCAGACCGCGTTCAAGGAACATCACGGCCTTCAGTGTGGCTACTGCACGCCGGGGATGATCACCCGGGCCAAGAAGCTGCTCGAGGAGAACCCGAACCCCACCGAAGAGGAAATCCGCTTCGGAATGGCCGGCAATATCTGCCGCTGCACCGGGTACCAGAACATCGTGAAGTCCATACGCGCGGCCGCGGCGGAAATGAATGCAGCCAAGGAGGCGGCAGAATGA
- a CDS encoding FAD binding domain-containing protein, which produces MIPAAFEYHRPKDMAGVLSILQEHGDDARVMAGGHSLIPMMKLRMAEVPHLIDLQDVGGMSDIEIGSDSIRIGAMVTQHDIIDNDALAQAAPILREAALQIADPQVRYMGTVGGNVANGDPGNDMPGLMQCLNATFTVVGSDGEREIPAREFYEAAYMTAREDDEVLTAVTIPMPQGGHAYEKQKRKIGDYATAAAAVQIVKDGATCVSASIAMTNLSDTPVYSEAAGSALVGTSVDDAAIKAAMAAMLDDIDPTEDNRGPVAFKKHVAGVILRRAIERAWSRT; this is translated from the coding sequence ATGATACCCGCGGCCTTTGAGTACCACAGACCCAAGGATATGGCCGGTGTTCTGTCTATCCTGCAAGAACATGGCGATGATGCGCGTGTGATGGCTGGCGGTCACAGCCTGATCCCCATGATGAAGTTGCGCATGGCCGAGGTTCCGCACCTGATCGACCTTCAGGATGTCGGCGGCATGTCTGATATCGAGATCGGTTCCGACAGCATCCGGATCGGTGCCATGGTCACGCAGCATGACATCATCGACAATGACGCGCTTGCCCAGGCGGCGCCTATCCTGCGCGAAGCCGCGCTGCAGATTGCCGATCCGCAAGTGCGTTACATGGGCACTGTTGGCGGCAATGTCGCCAACGGCGATCCGGGCAATGACATGCCGGGCCTGATGCAGTGCCTCAACGCGACCTTCACCGTCGTGGGCTCTGACGGTGAGCGCGAGATTCCCGCGCGGGAGTTCTATGAGGCCGCCTACATGACTGCCCGCGAAGACGATGAAGTTCTGACCGCAGTCACGATCCCGATGCCACAGGGCGGCCATGCTTACGAAAAGCAGAAGCGGAAGATTGGCGATTACGCAACTGCCGCCGCTGCGGTGCAAATCGTCAAGGACGGGGCCACCTGCGTGTCGGCGTCGATCGCGATGACGAACCTGAGCGATACGCCGGTCTATTCCGAGGCGGCAGGTTCTGCGCTGGTTGGAACGTCGGTGGACGACGCCGCGATCAAAGCCGCGATGGCCGCAATGCTGGATGACATCGACCCGACCGAAGACAACCGCGGCCCGGTCGCGTTCAAGAAACATGTCGCAGGTGTGATCCTGCGCCGCGCCATCGAGCGCGCCTGGTCACGCACCTGA
- a CDS encoding MHYT domain-containing protein translates to MEFLDVSHNNLLVAMSCLVALVAGFTGLSLTRDLGAKPDFEKKALIALAAISLGGGIWAMHFVAMLGLQMPILFYYDAAITLISALVAILIVGAALIILHFTVRTRLTVSLAGAIVGVGILVMHYIGMAGLELCRAVYAPLGVIVSSLVAVLLCILALGIAYGQRTNRNIFLGTLCFAVAVTSVHFLAMAGTKFVAVSDGTEFGPLMSNETLALGVIFFSFVMFGACLWVGVTYLPRPMENVAPPRKKDVPEAEARLLQVPCERDGGKVFVSAKDVVFVRADAHYTQVYTHHERLFCVWSVTEATKRLVPLGFLQTHRSYLVNPGHVVRFERTKDSGKCVFGGSETPPAPVSRSKLKAIQDALASQVGAIRAT, encoded by the coding sequence ATGGAGTTCCTAGACGTCAGTCATAACAACCTTCTCGTTGCCATGTCTTGCCTGGTTGCTCTGGTTGCGGGGTTCACTGGCTTGTCTTTGACACGTGACCTCGGTGCTAAACCTGACTTCGAGAAGAAGGCTTTGATCGCCTTGGCTGCCATCTCGCTCGGTGGCGGGATATGGGCAATGCACTTCGTGGCAATGCTTGGACTGCAAATGCCGATCCTGTTCTACTACGATGCCGCGATCACGCTGATCTCAGCCCTTGTGGCAATCCTGATTGTCGGTGCAGCGCTGATCATCCTGCATTTCACCGTTCGCACCCGTCTCACGGTGTCCTTGGCAGGAGCCATTGTTGGTGTGGGTATCCTTGTCATGCACTACATAGGAATGGCGGGGCTTGAATTGTGCCGCGCCGTCTACGCGCCTCTTGGCGTCATCGTGTCATCGCTTGTGGCCGTTCTGCTGTGCATTCTGGCGCTTGGCATTGCCTACGGCCAGAGGACCAACAGGAATATCTTCCTTGGCACTCTGTGCTTTGCTGTCGCGGTGACCAGCGTCCACTTTCTGGCCATGGCTGGGACCAAATTTGTGGCGGTGTCAGATGGCACAGAGTTTGGTCCGTTGATGAGCAACGAGACACTTGCCCTTGGGGTCATCTTTTTCAGTTTCGTCATGTTCGGGGCCTGTCTGTGGGTCGGCGTGACCTATCTGCCCCGCCCCATGGAGAACGTCGCGCCGCCTCGGAAAAAGGACGTGCCCGAAGCCGAAGCGCGGCTTTTGCAGGTGCCTTGCGAGCGTGATGGCGGCAAGGTCTTTGTGTCTGCAAAGGATGTTGTCTTTGTCCGGGCGGATGCGCATTACACTCAGGTCTACACCCATCACGAACGCCTGTTTTGTGTGTGGTCCGTGACGGAGGCCACGAAACGACTTGTGCCACTGGGTTTCCTTCAGACGCATCGCAGCTATTTGGTGAATCCTGGACATGTCGTCCGGTTTGAGCGGACCAAAGACAGCGGCAAATGTGTGTTCGGAGGTTCTGAAACACCGCCTGCGCCGGTGAGCCGGTCCAAGTTGAAGGCAATACAGGACGCTTTGGCGTCGCAGGTCGGCGCAATTCGTGCAACCTGA